Proteins encoded in a region of the Halioglobus maricola genome:
- a CDS encoding TonB-dependent receptor, which translates to MNRFKLKPAFAIPLLSCAPLCAPYAAYAADLALEEIIVTAQKRVETLSDTPLSIQAVSGEAMARENVFEMQDLGEQLTNVTFSNASGPSYMTIRGLGTGASNTAAEQSVGMYIDSIYVSRGYQFNAPFLDIERVEVLKGPQGILAGKNSVAGAVVIHTKRPAAETEGYVRGGYEFENEGYYVEGAVSGALTENFYARLTGQYTEEGGWLDTNTRLSSDGTILKGASDQNTNTVDVLRLSMVWDATDSLSFFGKLEASNRDIDGQHFAPLGVQPGAEGALVLADWQARDPNFDFIDNGVVSNGYRLDLSDDETRLEVTNKELSASIESESATFQFDWDVGSMGTLTGISGYSAYEQEEYYAQSVAPADWLTFQGDKGNGGDELSQYTQEFRLVSPGGETVDYVLGLFYMDRTIEQDGFRTLFKLTELGAPAFADFYNDRHFKEETTAWSAFAQLTWNINEALRLNLGVRYTDESKDRPVHSSQPTFLVDSPFNQLILDAFGSVPFTTADLDETNVSETSTDPSVSLQWDVSDDTMLYGSYTEATKAGGFNNLAPDQSTSVYDPEYATSYELGVKSFLMDGRFNVNLAVFYSEFDDLQVSGLNVETNSITFGNAAEAKSQGVEADFRFAVTSELELGGALAYLDATYDDYPGANCSTGIAVEDDCDLATNTRNAAGDKLRFAPEWTGNLYGDYRWSLSNGMQAGIRGDVVFSDDFYFSGQNDPYLVQDSFYKFNMLVELASEDYAWVLSIVGKNLTDETTVNHGGGVPQYPGGFWSNVDKPRQVFFNAQYNF; encoded by the coding sequence ATGAACCGATTCAAACTCAAGCCCGCATTTGCTATCCCGCTCCTTTCTTGCGCGCCACTGTGCGCACCCTACGCCGCTTACGCGGCCGATCTTGCGCTTGAAGAGATCATCGTGACCGCGCAAAAGCGTGTGGAAACGCTGTCCGATACTCCCCTTTCGATTCAGGCTGTCTCTGGTGAGGCTATGGCCAGAGAGAACGTCTTTGAAATGCAGGACCTCGGAGAACAATTGACCAATGTCACTTTCTCGAATGCCTCCGGCCCAAGCTATATGACGATTCGAGGCTTGGGAACTGGGGCCAGCAATACGGCAGCCGAGCAATCTGTTGGTATGTATATTGATAGTATCTATGTGAGTCGTGGCTATCAGTTCAATGCGCCTTTTCTGGATATAGAGCGGGTAGAGGTGTTGAAAGGGCCTCAGGGTATATTGGCAGGAAAAAACTCAGTTGCAGGTGCTGTGGTTATTCACACGAAAAGGCCTGCAGCAGAGACCGAGGGCTATGTCCGCGGCGGTTATGAATTCGAAAATGAGGGGTACTACGTTGAAGGTGCTGTATCAGGCGCTTTGACTGAAAACTTTTATGCGAGATTAACAGGTCAATACACCGAGGAGGGCGGCTGGCTGGACACCAATACGCGACTTTCTTCTGATGGAACGATCCTGAAAGGCGCTAGTGACCAGAATACCAACACGGTCGATGTCTTGCGCTTAAGCATGGTTTGGGATGCAACGGACTCACTGTCATTCTTCGGAAAGCTGGAGGCTTCAAACAGAGATATCGACGGCCAGCACTTTGCTCCATTGGGTGTTCAGCCTGGCGCGGAAGGGGCGCTTGTTCTTGCAGACTGGCAGGCCCGCGACCCCAATTTTGATTTTATCGATAACGGCGTGGTTTCTAATGGCTACCGGCTTGATTTAAGCGACGATGAAACTAGGCTTGAAGTGACCAACAAAGAGTTGTCCGCGTCTATTGAATCCGAATCCGCGACCTTTCAATTTGATTGGGATGTGGGAAGTATGGGTACTCTTACCGGTATTTCCGGCTACTCAGCTTACGAGCAGGAGGAGTATTACGCGCAATCGGTAGCGCCGGCAGATTGGCTTACATTTCAGGGTGACAAAGGTAATGGTGGTGATGAGCTTAGTCAGTACACCCAGGAGTTTCGCCTTGTCTCGCCAGGTGGTGAAACGGTCGATTATGTTCTGGGGCTGTTCTATATGGATCGCACGATCGAGCAAGATGGTTTCAGAACACTGTTTAAATTGACGGAGCTCGGAGCTCCGGCTTTTGCAGATTTCTATAACGATCGACATTTTAAAGAGGAGACAACGGCTTGGTCTGCCTTTGCTCAGCTTACCTGGAATATCAACGAAGCCTTGCGACTCAATCTGGGTGTTCGCTATACAGATGAGTCAAAAGACAGGCCTGTTCATTCAAGCCAACCGACTTTCCTGGTCGATTCGCCTTTTAACCAGCTAATACTGGACGCTTTCGGAAGTGTTCCGTTCACTACTGCGGATCTAGATGAGACAAACGTCAGTGAAACGAGTACGGACCCCAGTGTTTCCCTACAGTGGGACGTCTCTGATGACACGATGCTGTATGGGTCCTATACCGAGGCTACCAAGGCGGGAGGCTTCAATAATCTGGCACCCGACCAGAGCACCAGTGTCTATGACCCCGAATATGCGACAAGTTACGAGCTGGGCGTAAAGAGTTTTCTAATGGATGGCAGGTTCAACGTTAATCTTGCAGTCTTTTATTCCGAATTTGACGATTTACAGGTGAGCGGACTTAATGTTGAAACCAACAGCATAACCTTTGGGAACGCCGCCGAAGCGAAGTCACAAGGCGTAGAAGCAGACTTTCGCTTTGCGGTAACTTCAGAGCTCGAGCTAGGTGGTGCTCTAGCCTATCTGGACGCCACATACGATGATTACCCTGGCGCAAATTGCTCTACAGGGATAGCGGTAGAAGATGATTGCGATCTCGCTACTAATACTCGAAATGCAGCGGGGGATAAGCTCCGTTTTGCACCCGAGTGGACGGGGAATTTGTACGGAGATTATCGCTGGAGTTTAAGCAATGGTATGCAGGCTGGAATCCGCGGCGATGTTGTTTTCAGCGATGACTTCTATTTTTCTGGCCAAAACGATCCTTACCTTGTCCAGGATTCGTTTTACAAATTTAATATGCTCGTGGAATTAGCCAGTGAGGATTATGC
- a CDS encoding SDR family NAD(P)-dependent oxidoreductase, with the protein MENDNNEPLPIYNFGGKVALVTGGASGIGAAAARRYAQSNAKVVVADIDAAAAARYADALVAEGGSAVGFGCDVGDEGQVESLMAFAVETFGGLDYAFNNAGIIGFEGNPTGQFTTENWTKTLGVNLSGVFNCLKHELAYMAGHGGGTIVNNSSSAGLFAAHAGAAYGATKHGVIGLTKTAAKEYLGKNIRVNAICPGGVATPLLEGMAGMPIPATAPGGEMPPIASPEQIAEGVMWLSSPASAFVIGQALLIDGGMFL; encoded by the coding sequence ATGGAAAATGATAACAATGAGCCGTTACCGATCTACAATTTCGGCGGAAAAGTGGCGCTTGTCACAGGTGGTGCCTCTGGTATCGGGGCGGCAGCCGCCAGGCGCTACGCGCAGAGTAACGCCAAGGTTGTGGTAGCTGATATTGATGCAGCGGCGGCTGCGCGCTATGCCGATGCGCTTGTCGCAGAAGGTGGGAGCGCAGTGGGGTTTGGCTGCGACGTAGGTGATGAAGGTCAGGTGGAAAGCCTAATGGCCTTCGCGGTAGAGACATTCGGTGGTCTCGATTATGCGTTTAATAATGCCGGTATTATTGGATTCGAAGGTAATCCAACGGGGCAATTCACAACAGAAAACTGGACAAAGACTCTTGGTGTTAACCTGTCGGGCGTCTTCAACTGCCTCAAGCATGAGTTGGCGTATATGGCTGGGCATGGCGGCGGCACCATTGTTAACAACAGTTCATCAGCGGGCCTGTTTGCTGCTCACGCTGGCGCGGCCTACGGAGCCACCAAGCACGGGGTGATCGGTTTGACGAAAACTGCGGCCAAGGAATATCTGGGCAAGAATATCCGAGTCAACGCCATCTGCCCGGGTGGCGTGGCCACTCCTCTTCTGGAGGGCATGGCTGGTATGCCAATTCCTGCAACTGCACCTGGTGGTGAAATGCCCCCGATTGCTTCACCTGAACAAATTGCCGAGGGCGTTATGTGGCTCAGCTCACCTGCCTCTGCTTTTGTTATCGGCCAGGCATTATTGATCGACGGGGGCATGTTTCTGTAG
- a CDS encoding TetR/AcrR family transcriptional regulator, producing MIIAADELFAELGGYEGGGYEATTVDLIVAKAGVSRRSFFNHFTGKADVLMLDFRAICDNHMAEFRARPDSEEPLLAALLAMEHMNESFFSNPDSKRRSSVNRRRFARQLRLGMKSTQWSLMGRWELLLAEEIARRLKGRDKSIRARILAGQASLIIRIASEQWFTQGLLKGESISKSMRKVEALVNKVVDEAYPIING from the coding sequence ATGATTATTGCTGCAGACGAACTGTTTGCTGAACTAGGAGGGTATGAAGGAGGTGGCTATGAAGCGACCACTGTCGATCTTATCGTAGCAAAGGCGGGTGTCTCCAGGCGGTCTTTCTTCAACCACTTCACCGGCAAAGCCGATGTCCTTATGCTGGATTTTCGCGCGATTTGTGACAACCACATGGCGGAGTTCCGTGCCAGGCCTGATTCGGAGGAACCGCTGCTGGCTGCACTGCTGGCCATGGAGCATATGAATGAGAGTTTTTTTTCCAATCCCGACAGCAAGCGCCGCAGCTCGGTTAACAGGCGGCGTTTTGCCCGGCAGTTGAGGTTGGGTATGAAGTCCACCCAGTGGTCGCTGATGGGAAGATGGGAATTACTTTTGGCTGAGGAGATAGCCAGGCGGCTAAAGGGTAGGGATAAGAGCATCCGGGCCCGTATCCTGGCCGGACAGGCCTCACTAATTATTCGAATAGCGAGTGAGCAGTGGTTCACCCAGGGTTTGCTCAAGGGTGAATCTATTAGTAAATCTATGCGCAAAGTAGAGGCACTGGTCAATAAGGTTGTCGATGAAGCCTACCCGATTATTAATGGTTGA
- a CDS encoding alpha/beta hydrolase, with product MKILKFILLFVVAGLAYGFLVAVPKALLYPPHIINGESPADYDLDFKEITLSPSDQPLALSGWWIPAPRAKATLVFIHGGSSDRNSSFFKALSFYQALVEKGISVLAIDLRNHGRSDNDGNGLKLGRAERYDALAALQWAKTEAPEVPLYAMGISMGGATLIYAEADFEAVEGLILLDPLLDTDSALARGAAAETGVPPATFALSIWSAVTFFDATGQEKQPFSYRNSITTPTLLIVDPSDPVTLASYARAFGSENTLVDYWEAPGIEPSHPELAWRKDWGAHVAAFAVHPEETLQQILAFMELD from the coding sequence GTGAAAATACTGAAATTCATTCTCCTTTTTGTCGTCGCCGGTTTGGCGTATGGCTTTCTTGTGGCTGTGCCGAAGGCCTTGCTATACCCACCGCACATCATCAACGGAGAGTCGCCGGCGGACTACGACCTGGACTTCAAAGAGATAACGCTCTCGCCCTCCGATCAGCCGCTGGCACTTTCAGGCTGGTGGATTCCAGCGCCCAGGGCCAAGGCGACATTGGTGTTTATCCACGGCGGGAGCTCTGACAGAAACTCCTCTTTCTTTAAAGCGCTGAGCTTCTACCAGGCGCTGGTCGAAAAGGGGATATCAGTGCTGGCCATCGATCTTCGTAATCATGGGAGATCCGACAATGACGGGAACGGCTTGAAACTTGGGCGGGCCGAGAGGTATGACGCATTGGCAGCCCTGCAATGGGCCAAAACCGAGGCACCCGAAGTGCCACTGTACGCCATGGGTATTTCCATGGGTGGCGCCACACTGATCTACGCCGAAGCTGATTTTGAGGCCGTTGAAGGCCTGATCCTCCTCGACCCACTACTCGATACCGACAGCGCCTTGGCGCGGGGCGCTGCGGCAGAGACCGGCGTTCCCCCCGCCACGTTTGCTTTGTCCATCTGGTCTGCAGTGACTTTCTTCGATGCTACTGGGCAGGAAAAGCAACCCTTCAGTTATCGAAACTCAATTACAACGCCTACCTTGCTGATTGTGGATCCTTCAGATCCTGTCACTCTCGCTTCGTATGCCCGCGCTTTTGGATCTGAAAACACGCTTGTGGATTACTGGGAGGCTCCTGGGATAGAACCCTCGCACCCGGAATTGGCATGGAGGAAAGATTGGGGGGCGCATGTAGCAGCCTTTGCGGTGCATCCGGAAGAGACGCTGCAGCAAATTCTGGCGTTTATGGAATTGGACTGA
- a CDS encoding sterol desaturase family protein gives MNEILEQYKQDDLIYWFLPIFLLAFLLELIYARRNKLDLHDKSDTIASFWMMIYVVVADLLPKFAAFYVFFYLHEMSPLKDVVGRQWWAWALLFVLDDFTYYCMHRANHEVRWFWAGHVNHHSAIKMNFATALRQGVGERVHKYLFWLPLPLLGFDALMVFTMMSISLFYQFWLHTELVKRLPAPIEFVFNSPSHHRVHHASNVRYLDCNHAGTLIIWDRLLGTFSKEMSDEPPVYGLTHNLESQRPLHVLLHEYQSIIRDVKRANLWRDKLRYLVYAPGWSHDGPDRRAKTLRQALD, from the coding sequence TCTTGGAACAGTATAAGCAGGATGATCTCATCTACTGGTTCCTGCCGATCTTTCTGCTCGCGTTCCTGCTGGAGCTCATCTACGCTCGCCGCAACAAGCTGGATTTGCACGATAAGAGCGACACCATAGCGTCTTTTTGGATGATGATTTATGTCGTTGTTGCAGACCTCCTGCCAAAATTCGCTGCATTCTACGTGTTCTTCTATCTGCACGAAATGAGCCCCCTTAAGGATGTTGTCGGCCGCCAATGGTGGGCCTGGGCTTTGCTTTTTGTTCTCGATGACTTCACCTACTACTGCATGCATCGAGCTAACCATGAGGTGCGCTGGTTCTGGGCGGGCCACGTCAATCATCATTCAGCTATCAAGATGAATTTCGCCACCGCTTTGCGACAGGGTGTGGGTGAGCGCGTTCACAAGTATCTATTTTGGCTTCCTCTGCCTCTGCTGGGATTCGACGCGCTAATGGTGTTCACCATGATGAGCATTAGTCTCTTTTACCAGTTCTGGTTGCACACTGAATTGGTGAAACGCCTGCCTGCACCAATTGAGTTTGTGTTCAATTCGCCGTCTCATCACCGTGTGCATCATGCATCCAATGTGCGTTACCTCGATTGCAATCACGCTGGCACACTGATTATTTGGGATAGGTTGTTGGGTACCTTTTCCAAGGAGATGTCTGATGAACCACCCGTTTATGGTTTAACGCACAACCTGGAGTCGCAGCGCCCCCTGCACGTGCTGTTGCATGAATATCAGTCGATTATCAGGGATGTGAAGCGGGCCAATCTTTGGCGAGACAAGTTGAGGTATCTGGTGTACGCGCCCGGTTGGAGTCATGACGGCCCAGATAGAAGAGCGAAAACGTTGCGCCAAGCTTTGGACTGA